ACGGCACTCCATCCTCAACAACGGCCTGGTGGGAAAGTCTTTCTACCTCCTGCTTCTTTCACAATGAGTAAAGAacaaaaacatatattttgtaaagtgttgaaaaatgttaaaGTCCCTGACGGCTACTCCTCCAATATTTCACGCCGTGTAAACCTCAAAGACACAACTATTTCAGGGTTGAAGAGCCATGATTGTCATATTCTTATGCAACAACTATTGCCATTGGCTGCGAGGAGGGCATTGCCTAGACATGTTTGTGAAGCCATAATTGAGTTGAGCACTTTTTATAGACGGTTATGCTCCAAAGTAATGGATCCAAATGACTTTGAGGATCTTAAAAAGCAAATTGCATTGACTCTATGCCGTCTCGAAAAGATTTTTCcaccttctttttttgatataaTGGAGCATTTACCCATTCATTTAGCGGAACAAGCAAGTGTCGCTGGACCAGTATATTATCGATGGATGTACCCCGTTGAGAGGTATGTATATACTACTAGACTACTAGTTGACatatttatgaaaaaatgaaCCATAGATATAAACTTCCAACACTAATTAAAAATTTATGTTAATCGTAGGTATTTGCTTACACTCAAGAAGTACGTGCGTAATATGAGCCATCCAGAGGGATCCATTGCAGAAGGTCATTTGACAGAACAATGCTTGACATTTTGCGCACGGTACTTGCATGATGTTGAGACAAAGTTAAGTCGACCAATACGAAACTACGATGGTGAGCATGGAGGTCGTGGTTTAGGGAAAGGAAAATTGTTTGAGCTTGATAACATTGCTTGGGTGCAGGCACATAGATATGTCCTAGCCAATTCTGATATCGTAGCCCCATTCCGAGAGTAAGAAATGGATTATACTTGTTACTATATTTCAACAATAGTACCGTAGTGCGTATGTAATGACTAGTCGTTTTAATTGCAGGAAACACATTCAAGTTCTTAGAAATGATAGTCGCCGGTTAAGTGAGCGTGATCTTATGAGGAAGCACAATGAACAATTTCCTAATTGGTTTAGAGATCACGTAAGTCTTGTCAACATTTGTAGTACTATTCCGAATATCTCTAATCACCATATTAGTAACTAAGtttctctaacaatatatgctgGGAAAATATAGGTTCAAGACTTGCTGCGAACAAAAAATGCGAACATATCCAACGAACTGAGTGTGTTAGCTTCAGCACCAGACAAATGGGCTAGAAGGTATACTGGGTACATTATAAACGGGTTTCGATTTCACACCAAGGAGCGTGAGGAGAGGAGGAAAACTCAAAACAGTGGAGTATCGTTGACCGCATACACACAAAGTTATGCAAGCTCAAGAGATAAACGCCCAGTTACAGGAGAGGTCATTTTCTATGGAGTTTTAAGGGATATCATTGAATTGAGATATTCTAATGACTTTAAGTTTGTGCTATTCAAATGCGATTGGGTGGATAATAACGTAGGAATGAGGCAAGATGAGTTCAAGTTCACACTTGTAAATTTTACGCATCTTTTGTATAGACACAATCGCACATCAGATGAACCATTCATCCTTGCATCTCAGGCGCAACAGGTTTGGTATGTTCAAGACCCCATTGACGAAGATTGGCATGTCGTTGTTAAGATGACCCCTAGAGACTCATACGACATGAATGGAAAACAATCTACAGAAGATGAAATAACTTGTCCCCAAGCTGAGCCTTGTAGTGGTCAACAGTTAGATGATGCTACATATACTCTTGATAATGATGTTAACTGGGTTAGAACAGATGTGGAAGGAGAAACAGTTGATGACGACATAGATGGTGACGATTATGATAATGTTGGTGTAGAAGATAGTGATGAGGATGAGGTTGATTATAGTGATGAGGAGGAGGTTGATTATAGTGAGGAGGAGGATTgtactgatgatgatgatgatgatgatgatgatgatgattttgaGGAAAATGATGAAGATGGAGATCATGACAAGGATGATTGATCATGACAAGgatgattaaatttttttttttttgtatgatgccatgttttccttgttttttcaCTCTTAGAAAGTGGGACCATatgttatgtatttttttgtatccaGTACTTGTTTTTGCTTCTACCTTTTTATTCTTTAGTTTTTACGCTACTAaagttatttaatttttgattatgtTGTGTTGTGCTCCTAATGTCACATGCATATCTATATTTCTTTCTGAATTGCTTATAATAGTGTCTTAATCTATTGTAATAATTGTTGCAAAAGATGGCCAAGGACggcaaaataattttcaagCCTGGGGAATTAGCCCAAGAGACGAGAAACTActtggaaaaaagaaataagttAATTCAAGAGAACTATGCAAAGATCGAAGCTCTGGGGTGTAAGCAATTGGCAAatccatttttaaagaaaagtacaactgctggaaagagaagaaacaagATGGATTGTGCTGTTAATGGTGACGATGATTGGCAACCAAGAGACGGTGAGGATGGGAGTAGTTCTTGCTCCGAAGATGATGAATGTTCCTTGGAAGATGAAGAATGTTCTGGGGCTCGATTGAGTAAGGTGATGCATGTTTATGTGGAATATTAAAtaagaattgtttttttttttgttaatgtttcaCTATGTCCAATTAAGCAATTTTCACTTTATTGCATTCatcatattattctaattttATTGTAGGTGGCTACTACAAGAAAGCGTGTACAATTGTCAGCTGGACCAATGAGTGCTATATTGCAGCCTTTGCGTACCATTAATCAAGACCAACATGAAAATCAGCAAGTACAGTCGCAGGTGCAAGCAAAGCGAGTGCGATGTCAAGCTGCACCCATGAGTGCTATATTGCAGCCTTTGCCTACCATTAGTCAAGACCATCATGAAAATCAGTCGGTACAATTGCAGGCGCAGCCGCAAGTGCAAGCAAAGCAAGTACGATGTCGGGCTGTACCTATGAGTACTATATTGCAGCCTTTGCCTACCATTAGTCAAGACCAGCATGGAAATGAACCACCACCAAACTATCATGACTTCCAATCCCCATCTGATGAAGGTATATAATTGTTTTATTACcttatttcaatttcaaataaacttacTAATTGTCCTATTACTTTGATAGTAGTTTTATTATTGCTAAATTTTGTGTCCTTACAACCACCTAAATTAACTCCTTAATGATCTAATGGAAGTGCCATATAGTTTCTCTTGATTTTAATGCATGCTAGTAGAAGTCTTGCACTAGAAACAACCACAACACATATAACACATGGTGCCATGGTGCATGGGCCTTTCCAATACCAGCAGgcacatacatacatacgttCATAGAATTCCTTCTATTAGTAAATCATTGAAGTGGCAGGTCACATAAATGAGAGAGCCATGGAGCTAGAATCACATCAACATTCTATGAGCAGTCACACTACTCCAAACTTGCACTCGCTAGAACAAAGCAATGAAGGGTCAAGAACTTCAGTTGCTCCAGCAGGTACATCCAATTTatgtacaaaagaaaaatatatatggaTGTTCAACCTTTTATTTGCCAAGGAAATTAAATTATTCAGTTACTTGCATTTACTTGTTTATGTTCATTATTCCATATTATTCTTTACTAGATCccaactcgcaacaacagagACCCAGGGGGAGAGGCTTTGCTCGTCCGTATGTTGGGTGGGGTACAGGAGGGAAGTTAGAAGttaaattgaataaagacaatcAACCAATAGGTAACACGGCAGGTCCCTTACAAAGTCAACTTGGCATCTTAGCAAGAAACGCAACTTTGGCACCCTTAACTTTTACTGATTGGAGGGCTCCGGAGCTATATCCATACAAGGAGCGCAT
The sequence above is drawn from the Rhododendron vialii isolate Sample 1 chromosome 6a, ASM3025357v1 genome and encodes:
- the LOC131328455 gene encoding uncharacterized protein LOC131328455, translating into MAKDGKIIFKPGELAQETRNYLEKRNKLIQENYAKIEALGCKQLANPFLKKSTTAGKRRNKMDCAVNGDDDWQPRDGEDGSSSCSEDDECSLEDEECSGARLSKVATTRKRVQLSAGPMSAILQPLRTINQDQHENQQVQSQVQAKRVRCQAAPMSAILQPLPTISQDHHENQSVQLQAQPQVQAKQVRCRAVPMSTILQPLPTISQDQHGNEPPPNYHDFQSPSDEGHINERAMELESHQHSMSSHTTPNLHSLEQSNEGSRTSVAPAVTCIYLFMFIIPYYSLLDPNSQQQRPRGRGFARPYVGWGTGGKLEVKLNKDNQPIGNTAGPLQSQLGILARNATLAPLTFTDWRAPELYPYKERIWAEVKENTTAPDAYKHNCLMSVGKKWKDWKDELKRTTYKLYDNDEDRLANCPNRVDPDQWRVLVQFWGTKTAKRRSKTNLKSRHEQKMGHTSGRKGHCRVRDELTQIKDGVVVEPDRIQVFIKTHTKKDGQPVDEASALAIRRLNEGASQIPESSESPALREELFTNVLKPDRNGRVRTYGLGRCPSQVFGTRYTRSQEQRVKDQLRAELHAELGAELRAELRAELRAELRQEVLRDVNDEITQLKNQYATVAAYMKSAGHPLPPPNGAGNGDGDHTPSLMEHNGQVDRT